In the Helianthus annuus cultivar XRQ/B chromosome 11, HanXRQr2.0-SUNRISE, whole genome shotgun sequence genome, one interval contains:
- the LOC110890169 gene encoding nucleolar complex protein 3 homolog → MGRKKQKQKVVLPPELPPEVPEDEIEVSDEDLEFVNKNRDYAGFVSKLDTQSITRHVNRVADAKENDRSVNVKEDDLEFRYEKQLRKKSLTTDNVQHEVDLVDALPVKTLDGEVYYRKVSTGSNQSKNANVEDENEDVGRDNGVVKLTKAEKRAKQKKLRKEAKKQAKEVTEVEEEVELSSQADVLAEVEKDLTAEETNEQKKHRLAEIGTSMLENPEGNIKNLKEMLQICKDGDRYILDLGLKSLLAVFKDIIPGNRIRLPTEKELAMVVSKDVKKTRFYESTLLTVYKAYLQKLMSLEKVFGFKRVAVRCICTLLDANPRFNFRDSLLTAVIKNISSTDDVIRKHCCDTIKSLFTNEGKHGGEVTVEAVKLIAGLVKDNDCHLHPDSIEVFLSLSFDEDLRKPETSKADNKKVKKKFYKTGRRNMEIKQSSADEKKKSKQEMLSKTREEVKADYMAAAFAQDLNEKRKIQSDTLSSVFETYFRILKHTMHSESEANESITGPFGEHPLLAPCLNGIGKFSHLIDMDFMADLMKYLRKLAGGSDDVKNPSDRVSSRLTVTERLRCCIVAFKVMRNNLDALNVDLQDFFIQLYNLILEYRPGRDQGEVLAEALKIMLCDDRQHDMQRAAAFIKRLASFSLCFGAAESMAALVTLKHLLQKNVKCRDLLENDSGGGSLSGSIAKYQPYASDPNLSGAFATVLWELSVLSKHYHPSVSTMASGISNMANANNQVYVASISPQQAFSDMTLDKEKFTVKTTQKQSNSKRKRGNRAPLPLAAAGGADKEAAVDENVVRTKLSEHFLLVNEMEENERLRRELDRTKLAVQLYKKYKKQRTM, encoded by the exons ATGGGAAGGAAGAAACAGAAGCAAAAGGTGGTGCTACCACCTGAGCTACCACCGGAGGTGCCTGAGGATGAAATTGAAGTCTCAGATGAGGATTTGGAGTTTGTCAATAAGAACCGAGATTACGCTGGCTTTGTATCAAAGTTGGACACTCAGTCAATTACAAG GCATGTCAACCGTGTTGCTGATGCCAAAGAAAACGACCGTTCTGTTAACGTGAAAGAAGATGACCTGGAGTTTCGTTACGAGAAACAATTACGGAAGAAGTCATTAACCACCGATAATGTTCAGCATGAAGTTGATCTTGTAGATGCTCTGCCCGTGAAGACCTTAGATGGAGAGGTGTATTACAGGAAAG TGTCAACAGGCTCAAATCAATCCAAGAATGCAAACGTTGAGGATGAAAATGAAGATGTAGGCAGAGACAACGGTGTTGTGAAGTTAACAAAAGCCGAAAAACGCGCAAAGCAAAAAAAGTTGAGAAAAGAGGCAAAGAAACAAGCGAAGGAGGTGACAGAAGTAGAAGAAGAAGTTGAACTAAGCTCTCAAGCTGACGTTTTG GCCGAGGTTGAAAAAGATCTTACAGCTGAAGAAAccaatgaacaaaagaagcacaGGCTTGCCGAAATCGGAACGTCAATGCTCGAGAATCCTGAAGGCAATATTAAAAACTTAAAAGAAATGCTGCAAATCTGCAAAGATGGAGATCGTTACATATTAGATCTTGGTCTGAAGTCTTTACTAGCTGTTTTCAAGGATATCATCCCTGG GAACCGTATAAGGCTACCTACTGAGAAGGAGCTTGCAATGGTTGTATCAAAGGATGTGAAGAAAACTCGCTTCTATGAATCCACACTTCTAACTGTTTACAAG GCATACCTCCAGAAGCTGATGTCATTGGAAAAAGTATTTGGTTTTAAACGGGTGGCCGTTCGTTGCATTTGTACTCTGCTGGATGCGAACCCGCGTTTTAATTTTCGTGATAGCTTGTTAACGGCTGTTATAAAAAATATAAGCTCCACAGATGATGTCATAAG GAAACATTGTTGTGATACAATTAAGTCGCTTTTTACAAACGAGGGAAAACACGGTGGTGAAGTTACTGTCGAGGCTGTTAAACTTATTGCTGGTCTTGTAAAAGACAATGATTGTCACTTACATCCTGATTCTATTGAG GTTTTCTTATCTCTCTCGTTTGATGAAGATCTTAGGAAGCCTGAAACATCAAAGGCAGACAATAAGAAAGTAAAAAAGAAGTTTTATAAGACGGGAAGAAGAAACATGGAAATAAAACAATCGTCAGCTGATGAAAAAAAGAAAAGTAAACAGGAAATGTTGTCAAAGACAAGAGAGGAG GTCAAAGCGGATTACATGGCTGCAGCATTCGCACAAGATTTAAACGAAAAACGGAAGATACAATCTGACACCCTTTCGTCTGTATTCGAAACGTATTTTCGTATATTGAAGCACACTATGCATTCAGA ATCAGAAGCAAACGAATCGATAACCGGCCCATTTGGAGAGCACCCACTTCTTGCTCCATGTTTAAATGGAATTGGAAAGTTTTCTCATTTAATAGATATGGATTTCATGGCTGATTTAATGAAATATCTTAGAAAGCTTGCTGGAGGAAGTGACGATGTTAAGAATCCATCGGACCGTGTTTCAAGTCGTCTGACTGTGACGGAACGCTTGAGGTGTTGCATAGTTGCTTTCAAAGTGATGAGGAATAACCTTGATGCCTTAAATGTTGATTTACAGGATTTTTTTATTCAGCTTTACAATCTCATACTCGAGTACAGGCCTGGGAG AGATCAAGGGGAAGTATTGGCTGAAGCTCTGAAGATAATGTTATGTGACGATCGACAACATGACATGCAACGGGCTGCTGCGTTCATCAAACGTTTGGCTTCTTTCTCTTTATGCTTTGGAGCTGCAGAATCCATGGCTG CCTTGGTTACCTTAAAGCATCTCCTTCAGAAAAATGTCAAGTGTCGTGATCTTTTAGAAAATGATTCTGGTGGTGGCTCGTTATCAGGTTCTATCGCG AAATATCAACCGTATGCTTCGGATCCAAACCTAAGTGGTGCGTTTGCAACCGTGCTTTGGGAGTTGAGTGTTCTATCAAAACATTACCATCCATCTGTTTCAACAATGGCGTCAGGGATTTCGAATATGGCAAACGCAAACAATCAGGTTTATGTAGCAAGTATCTCTCCTCAGCAAGCTTTCAGTGACATGACGCTTGACAAGGAAAAGTTCACTGTAAAGACCACACAAAAGCAGTCAAACAGCAAGCGAAAGAGGGGTAACCGTGCACCACTACCACTGGCGGCAGCAGGTGGAGCTGATAAGGAGGCCGCGGTGGATGAGAATGTGGTCAGGACCAAGCTGTCCGAGCATTTCTTGCTTGTTAATGAAATGGAAGAAAACGAGAGGTTAAGACGTGAACTGGATAGGACGAAATTAGCAGTACAACTTTATAAGAAGTATAAGAAGCAAAGAACCATGTGA